The window GCGCATTTGCCCCTGTTCGTCCGTAAAGAGGGAATGGAGGTTTAAATAGTTTGCCCCTTCCTGTTGAGCAATCTGAACGATTTGGCGATTGAGGCGGCGAATTCGGGTGTTGGAAAGCTCTGCTCGACGGGTGGGAAGGATTGATTGTAGGACAATTTCCGATTCGGGATGGGTTTTGCGCAAGTGTCGCGCGATCGCGCGAATATTATTAAGAATCGTAGCATCATCCGCCCCTTGACGCAGATCGTTAACTCCCGCCATCACATAAACCGTATTCGGGCGTGTTTGGTCGATAAGCTTTACTCTCTGGCGAATTTGTCCCGAATTTTCCCCAGAAATACCCTGATTGAGCCAAAATTTGCCTCTCGGCAAAAACTCCGAAGGAAACCACAAACTCAAAGAATCCCCCACTAAAACATTTAACCGATTAGTTCCCTGTCCTTTCGCGATCGCGCGCGCCTCTTGCGCCAACAAACTCTTCCACTGCTGGTGTGTCGGCTGTTGTCTCGCCTTTCCCCAAACCCCAGCAAAACTCCCCGGACTCAACCGCGTGTACAACTGACCCGCCTTTAATGCCGTCCGTCTCTGGGCGTATAACTGCGAACCCGAACTCGGACTCGACACCTTGGGTTGCCATTCCCGAAGAGGAGCAACTTTCCCCAACCCGCTAAACTCCGGCTCAACTTTCTCAACCGTTGGATTCGCCGCCACAACCGATGCCGTTGTTAAAGACTCCAACTCCTCAGCATCAAACAACGCTCGAAAACTCTCCAACCAATTGGGGGGTAAAGGTGGCGGCGGCGCAGAAATCGGCCCTGCTGCCAGCAATCCTGCCGCTAGCAAATAAGAATCGCTCATCGATAATACTCCTTCATCTCACACTCCCTTTGACAAAACTTTTGAGCGCTTGTCAGGATGATTTTCCAAGGAAAGCGGATTTTATCGCATCACCCATTAAATTACCGACAGATCGCTAAACATAGAAAATTTTTGTCAATTGCTGATGGTTAAATGCTGCAAAAGCGGAAACAATCAATGAGATGTGTTTTTCTTAACCAGAATTCATTAAGAATCATGTACAGTGGAAACGTTGACTTCCTAGGCTCAGCCTGCGGCGATATAGGAGATTCTCGAACGAATGATTTTTGTACAACCCATCGCTGAAATAACTGTTGGGACGAGCGTTCTCGCCCAACCTTTTTTTTCCTTTCTCAATCACCCATTACTCGCAACCGCTAACGAAACTGGAGCAGAGCAAAGTTCACTGATTCTTGCTGGCGTGCTGGTGAGTTTAGTCGTAATTTACATCGCCAGTAAAGTTGGGGGAGAACTGTGCGCTCGCATTAACCTCCCCCCCGTTCTTGGAGAACTGGTTGGTGGTGCAGTTGTTGGAGTTTCAGCCCTTCACCTGCTCATTTTCCCCGAAAGCGGCTCCCAAGCTGCCGACTCGCTCATTGTAAAATTCCTAGAAACCACTGCCGGGTTAACTCCCGAATCGGCAGCTTCTGTCTTCTCTGCTCAAAGCGAAACCATCTCGCTCTTAGCAGAACTGGGAGTGATTATTCTACTCTTTGAAATCGGATTAGAATCCGACCTCAAGGAGCTAATTCGCGTTGGTCCTCAAGCTGCTGTTGTAGCGGTTGTGGGGGTCGTTGCACCTTTCGCTGCTGGGACTGCGGGATTAATTTACCTTTTTAATATCTCCGCCGTTCCCGCCATCTTTGCAGGAGCTGCACTCACCGCAACCAGCATCGGCATTACCGCCAAAGTTCTCGCAGAAATCGGACGACTCAGTTCCACTGAAGGTCAAATTATTATCGGTGCTGCGGTTTTAGATGACGTTCTCGGCATCATTGTCCTCGCTGTCGTTGCCAGTCTCGCGAAAACTGGCGAAATTGAAATTACCAATATCATTTATCTGATTATTAGCGCTGCCGTTTTTCTGGTAGGAGCGATTTTAATCGGACGTTTCCTCAGTCCCTACTTTGTCGGACTGGTGAACGAGATGAAAACACGCGGTCAACTCCTGCTTACCGCCTTGATTTTCGCCTTTATTTTGTCCTACATTGCTTCTGCCATCCATCTCGAAGCGATTTTAGGCGCTTTTGCTGCGGGATTAGTTCTTGCAGAAACCGATAAGAGTCGGGAATTAGAAGAACAAATTCTTCCCGTAGCGGATATCTTCGTTCCTATCTTCTTTGTCTGTGTCGGCGCGAAAACCGATTTAAGCGTTCTCAACCCTGCCGTTCCCAGCAATCGAGAAGGATTGATCATTGCGGCATTCCTCATTGTCACTGCTATTGTCGGCAAAGTTATCACTGGATTTACTCTATGGCAACCGGGAATTAATAAATTAGCCGTTGGTGTCGGGATGATTCCTCGTGGCGAAGTCGGCTTGGTCTTTGCTGGCGTGGGTTCTGCGAGTGGAGCGCTCTCAGAGTCAACAGAAGCCGCTATTATCATGATGGTTATCTCAACAACATTTATCGCGCCGCCTCTATTGCGTTTGGTCTTTAAAGATAAACCCGATTCGGCAGATGAAATACAACTGGACTCTGCAACTTCGCAAGATTCCTCCAGTAACTAATTAACGAACCATTCCTGGGCAATTTCGCCAAATTGCGATAGCTCTTGGGGAGATTGCCTCGATCCCAATTTAGGAAACTGATAGAAACATTATTTTAAATTTGGAAAATGTGGAACAAAGAGAATTGATAAGAGTCATACTTTATTTCCGCGAACTGTTTCTAAATCCCCCTAACGCCCATGTTGTTTTTCATTAGTCACCGGTATTGGTAGACTGTCCTTGAACAAATTGGGTCGAGTCGTGGTATTTTGCAACGAAAGTCAAAATTTTGTGGAATCAATCTTTCCGCGACCGCGGGGCGCTCTGAATCCAGCAGCAAAAGGAACAGAACAAATATAAGGAACAAGGAACAACAATTTTGAGATATTCTTGGCTACTCCTGAGTTTACTGAGCATTTTTCTTTGCCTATCCCCTGCCGAGGCAGCAAGGCTGCTGTTCTGGCGTTTTGATAGGAATCAAAACCAACTCATTTTTACAACGGATGTTGGCGTTCAACCCAAAGCTCAACTCATCTCTAATCCCACCCGCTTGGTGATCGATCTGCCCGGAATCGTTCTGGGGCGACCTACCGCCAACCAAGCAATTGGAGGGGCAATCAGAAGCGTGCGCGTCGGTCAATTTGACAATCGAACCACTCGAATCGTCGTCGAACTCGCTCCCGGTTACACGATGGACCCCCAAAAAATTCGCTTCCGGGGCGCATCCCCAAGGGAATGGTCAGTCGAACTCCCCGACCCCGAACGCCTCCAATCCCAATCTTCTCCATCGACTAGAACCAATATCTCCACCACTGCCACTCCAGTTGCTCGCGTTGGTAATGGTAATGATGTGAGAGTGACGCGCAATGGCTTTTTTCTGGATTTAGGAGAACAATCCCCAAAAAAGATTGAGGTGCGGCGAAGTCGCGATCGTCGCACCATTGACGTTGACCTAGAAGGACTCGAGTGGTCGAATCGTCTCGCCGCTCAGACCTTAAGCGTCAACCAGTACGGCGTGAGTTCGATGGCATTTTCCCAGGTCGATTCGGAGGTTGCGCGACTCACCTTAACGATCGACCCCAAAAGCCCGGATTGGCAAGCTTCTATCAGTCGTTTCGGCGGTTTAGTTCTCGTCCCGACGGTGGGCGCGGGAGTGCTGCAAAGTAACTCTGCTTCGGTTGTTTCTGCTGCAAATGATTCTCGGATCGCGATCGTAGAATCAATCGATATGGAAGGACGGAACCTGCTCGTCCGTGCAAATCGCGCTGTTAGCGTCACGAGTCGCTGGAACGCAGAAGCTAGACTTTACGAAATTACCATTCCCAACGCTCGACTGGCAGAGGATGTGAGCGGCCCTGATTTGAGTTCGCGCGGACCTATTGCCGAACTGCGCTTGCGCCAACAAGATTCCCAAACCGTTGTTCTCCTGGTGAAACCATCGCGCGGCATTCGCGTGAGTCAGATCGATCCTTTAAGGGATAGCGGACTTCGCATTGGATTCCAGCGCGGTTCGACCCTCTCTCCTCCCAGGATTTCCGTTGCTCCTCCCCCGACTCCCCCGACTATATCGGGTAGCAACGCCATTCCCGTGCCGCCCCCAAGCCGAAATTCGCCCGTTCTGCCGAGAACTTCGCCGCCATCAACCAACCTCCCCAGAATCCCCAACGGACGGGTATTAGTCGTTGTCGATCCCGGACACGGAGGGAAAGACCCCGGTGCCATTGGTATTGGCGGATTGCAGGAGAAGGATGTGAATATCGACATTTCTCTACGCTTGGCTCGAATCTTAGAGCAGCAAGGGGTTAAGGTGATTCTGACTCGCTCTAACGACACCTTTATTAGCTTGCAAGGACGCACGGTGATGGCCAATCGAGCGAGAGCCGATTTGTTTGTCAGCATCCATGCTAATGCTGTTGGGGGGCGGCGACCGGATGTGAACGGATTTGAAATCTATTACTATTCCAGTGGAGGGGAGTTGGCAAGAACGATTCACCGAAGTGTTCTGCAAAGCATTAATATCCGCGATCGCCGCGTGAGAACGGCTCGTTTCTATGTTTTAAGGAACTCATCTATGCCAGCCGTATTAGTGGAGACGGGTTTTGTGACTGGAAGAGAAGAT is drawn from Lusitaniella coriacea LEGE 07157 and contains these coding sequences:
- a CDS encoding GDSL-type esterase/lipase family protein; protein product: MSDSYLLAAGLLAAGPISAPPPPLPPNWLESFRALFDAEELESLTTASVVAANPTVEKVEPEFSGLGKVAPLREWQPKVSSPSSGSQLYAQRRTALKAGQLYTRLSPGSFAGVWGKARQQPTHQQWKSLLAQEARAIAKGQGTNRLNVLVGDSLSLWFPSEFLPRGKFWLNQGISGENSGQIRQRVKLIDQTRPNTVYVMAGVNDLRQGADDATILNNIRAIARHLRKTHPESEIVLQSILPTRRAELSNTRIRRLNRQIVQIAQQEGANYLNLHSLFTDEQGQMRPELTTDGLHLSREGYGVWQSAMQQAEDWLAIHNVR
- a CDS encoding N-acetylmuramoyl-L-alanine amidase, with amino-acid sequence MRYSWLLLSLLSIFLCLSPAEAARLLFWRFDRNQNQLIFTTDVGVQPKAQLISNPTRLVIDLPGIVLGRPTANQAIGGAIRSVRVGQFDNRTTRIVVELAPGYTMDPQKIRFRGASPREWSVELPDPERLQSQSSPSTRTNISTTATPVARVGNGNDVRVTRNGFFLDLGEQSPKKIEVRRSRDRRTIDVDLEGLEWSNRLAAQTLSVNQYGVSSMAFSQVDSEVARLTLTIDPKSPDWQASISRFGGLVLVPTVGAGVLQSNSASVVSAANDSRIAIVESIDMEGRNLLVRANRAVSVTSRWNAEARLYEITIPNARLAEDVSGPDLSSRGPIAELRLRQQDSQTVVLLVKPSRGIRVSQIDPLRDSGLRIGFQRGSTLSPPRISVAPPPTPPTISGSNAIPVPPPSRNSPVLPRTSPPSTNLPRIPNGRVLVVVDPGHGGKDPGAIGIGGLQEKDVNIDISLRLARILEQQGVKVILTRSNDTFISLQGRTVMANRARADLFVSIHANAVGGRRPDVNGFEIYYYSSGGELARTIHRSVLQSINIRDRRVRTARFYVLRNSSMPAVLVETGFVTGREDSANLRNPQHRQQMAEAIARGILQYIQRRI
- a CDS encoding cation:proton antiporter, whose amino-acid sequence is MIFVQPIAEITVGTSVLAQPFFSFLNHPLLATANETGAEQSSLILAGVLVSLVVIYIASKVGGELCARINLPPVLGELVGGAVVGVSALHLLIFPESGSQAADSLIVKFLETTAGLTPESAASVFSAQSETISLLAELGVIILLFEIGLESDLKELIRVGPQAAVVAVVGVVAPFAAGTAGLIYLFNISAVPAIFAGAALTATSIGITAKVLAEIGRLSSTEGQIIIGAAVLDDVLGIIVLAVVASLAKTGEIEITNIIYLIISAAVFLVGAILIGRFLSPYFVGLVNEMKTRGQLLLTALIFAFILSYIASAIHLEAILGAFAAGLVLAETDKSRELEEQILPVADIFVPIFFVCVGAKTDLSVLNPAVPSNREGLIIAAFLIVTAIVGKVITGFTLWQPGINKLAVGVGMIPRGEVGLVFAGVGSASGALSESTEAAIIMMVISTTFIAPPLLRLVFKDKPDSADEIQLDSATSQDSSSN